A window of Ictidomys tridecemlineatus isolate mIctTri1 chromosome 1, mIctTri1.hap1, whole genome shotgun sequence contains these coding sequences:
- the Irx4 gene encoding iroquois-class homeodomain protein IRX-4 isoform X1 → MSYPQFGYPYSSAPQFLMTTNSLSTCCESGGRTLADSGPAASAQAPVYCPVYESRLLATARHELNSAAALGVYGGPYGGSQGYGNYVTYGSEASAFYSLNSFDSKDGSGSAHAGLPPAAAAAAYYPYEPALGQYPYDRYGTMDSGTRRKNATRETTSTLKAWLQEHRKNPYPTKGEKIMLAIITKMTLTQVSTWFANARRRLKKENKMTWPPRNKCAEEKRPYGEGEEEEAGEEEAQEEPLKSSKVEEAVSREDKELELSDLEDFDPLEAETPECELKAPFQRLDSSLERGPAAPEGPGTGGKEASGPLRVPLPTDGGAALDEDLERARSCLRSTVAREEQQPGTEGDPQAKLGFAPTGTPGGLESKPRIWSLAHTATAAAATALSQTEFPSCMLKRQASLAPAATSSTPTSSSSVVPAPLGALDRHQDSPVTSLRNWVDGVFHDPILRHSTLNQAWATAKGALLDPGPLGRSLGASANMLTAPLARTFPSAAPQDAPAAGAARELLAMPKAGGKPFCA, encoded by the exons ATGTCCTACCCTCAGTTTGGATACCCCTACTCCTCGGCTCCCCAG TTCCTGATGACCACCAACTCCCTGAGCACATGCTGCGAGTCTGGTGGCCGCACACTGGCTGACTCGGGGCCCGCAGCCTCAGCCCAAGCGCCCGTCTACTGCCCGGTCTACGAGAGCCGGCTGCTGGCCACTGCGCGCCACGAACTCAACTCAGCGGCCGCGCTCGGTGTTTACGGGGGCCCCTACGGCGGCTCGCAGGGCTATGGTAACTACGTGACCTACGGCTCGGAGGCGTCTGCCTTCTACTCGTTG AATAGCTTCGACTCCAAGGACGGGTCGGGATCTGCGCATGCGGGCCTCCCGCCAGCTGCGGCTGCTGCCGCCTACTACCCTTATGAGCCAGCTCTGGGCCAGTACCCCTACGACAG GTACGGGACCATGGACAGCGGCACGCGGCGCAAGAACGCCACGCGCGAGACCACCAGCACACTCAAGGCCTGGCTGCAGGAGCACCGCAAGAACCCGTACCCCACCAAGGGCGAGAAGATCATGCTGGCCATCATCACCAAGATGACCCTCACGCAGGTCTCCACCTGGTTCGCCAACGCGCGCCGGCGCCTCAAGAAGGAGAACAAGATGACGTGGCCGCCGCGGAACAAATGCGCAGAGGAGAAGCGGCCCTATGGGGAgggcgaggaggaggaggccgGCGAGGAGGAGGCGCAGGAGGAGCCCCTCAAGAGCTCCAAGGTCGAAG AGGCTGTCAGCAGAGAGGACaaggagctggagctcagtgacCTGGAGGACTTCGACCCACTTGAGGCAGAGACCCCAGAGTGTGAGCTGAAGGCACCCTTCCAGCGCCTGGACAGCAGCCTGGAGCGTGGCCCTGCTGCACCTGAAGGCCCTGGCACTGGAGGCAAAGAGGCCTCCGGCCCGCTCCGGGTGCCCTTGCCCACGGATGGTGGAGCTGCCCTGGATGAGGACCTGGAGAGGGCCCGGAGCTGCCTCCGGAGCACAGTGGCCAGGGAGGAGCAACAGCCAGGCACAGAGGGTGACCCACAGGCCAAGCTGGGCTTTGCACCTACTGGGACGCCAGGGGGTCTGGAGTCCAAGCCTCGCATCTGGTCACTGGCCCACACGGCCACTGCCGCAGCAGCCACTGCCCTGAGCCAGACTGAGTTTCCGTCCTGCATGCTCAAGCGTCAAGCTTCTCTTGCCCCTGCAGCCACATCCTCCACACCCACCTCATCCTCCTCTGTGGTCCCGGCACCCCTAGGTGCCCTGGACAGGCACCAGGACTCCCCAGTAACCAGTCTTAGAAACTGGGTGGACGGGGTCTTCCATGACCCCATCCTCAGGCACAGCACTTTGAACCAGGCCTGGGCCACCGCCAAGGGTGCCCTCCTGGATCCTGGGCCTCTGGGACGCTCTCTGGGGGCCAGTGCCAACATGCTGACAGCGCCCCTGGCCCGCACCTTCCCCTCTGCTGCACCCCAAGATGCCCCAGCTGCAGGTGCTGCCAGGGAGCTGCTGGCCATGCCCAAGGCTGGGGGCAAGCCCTTCTGCGCCTGA
- the Irx4 gene encoding iroquois-class homeodomain protein IRX-4 isoform X2, with product MSLRQGLLQNSFDSKDGSGSAHAGLPPAAAAAAYYPYEPALGQYPYDRYGTMDSGTRRKNATRETTSTLKAWLQEHRKNPYPTKGEKIMLAIITKMTLTQVSTWFANARRRLKKENKMTWPPRNKCAEEKRPYGEGEEEEAGEEEAQEEPLKSSKVEEAVSREDKELELSDLEDFDPLEAETPECELKAPFQRLDSSLERGPAAPEGPGTGGKEASGPLRVPLPTDGGAALDEDLERARSCLRSTVAREEQQPGTEGDPQAKLGFAPTGTPGGLESKPRIWSLAHTATAAAATALSQTEFPSCMLKRQASLAPAATSSTPTSSSSVVPAPLGALDRHQDSPVTSLRNWVDGVFHDPILRHSTLNQAWATAKGALLDPGPLGRSLGASANMLTAPLARTFPSAAPQDAPAAGAARELLAMPKAGGKPFCA from the exons ATGAGCCTCAGGCAGGGCCTGCTGCAG AATAGCTTCGACTCCAAGGACGGGTCGGGATCTGCGCATGCGGGCCTCCCGCCAGCTGCGGCTGCTGCCGCCTACTACCCTTATGAGCCAGCTCTGGGCCAGTACCCCTACGACAG GTACGGGACCATGGACAGCGGCACGCGGCGCAAGAACGCCACGCGCGAGACCACCAGCACACTCAAGGCCTGGCTGCAGGAGCACCGCAAGAACCCGTACCCCACCAAGGGCGAGAAGATCATGCTGGCCATCATCACCAAGATGACCCTCACGCAGGTCTCCACCTGGTTCGCCAACGCGCGCCGGCGCCTCAAGAAGGAGAACAAGATGACGTGGCCGCCGCGGAACAAATGCGCAGAGGAGAAGCGGCCCTATGGGGAgggcgaggaggaggaggccgGCGAGGAGGAGGCGCAGGAGGAGCCCCTCAAGAGCTCCAAGGTCGAAG AGGCTGTCAGCAGAGAGGACaaggagctggagctcagtgacCTGGAGGACTTCGACCCACTTGAGGCAGAGACCCCAGAGTGTGAGCTGAAGGCACCCTTCCAGCGCCTGGACAGCAGCCTGGAGCGTGGCCCTGCTGCACCTGAAGGCCCTGGCACTGGAGGCAAAGAGGCCTCCGGCCCGCTCCGGGTGCCCTTGCCCACGGATGGTGGAGCTGCCCTGGATGAGGACCTGGAGAGGGCCCGGAGCTGCCTCCGGAGCACAGTGGCCAGGGAGGAGCAACAGCCAGGCACAGAGGGTGACCCACAGGCCAAGCTGGGCTTTGCACCTACTGGGACGCCAGGGGGTCTGGAGTCCAAGCCTCGCATCTGGTCACTGGCCCACACGGCCACTGCCGCAGCAGCCACTGCCCTGAGCCAGACTGAGTTTCCGTCCTGCATGCTCAAGCGTCAAGCTTCTCTTGCCCCTGCAGCCACATCCTCCACACCCACCTCATCCTCCTCTGTGGTCCCGGCACCCCTAGGTGCCCTGGACAGGCACCAGGACTCCCCAGTAACCAGTCTTAGAAACTGGGTGGACGGGGTCTTCCATGACCCCATCCTCAGGCACAGCACTTTGAACCAGGCCTGGGCCACCGCCAAGGGTGCCCTCCTGGATCCTGGGCCTCTGGGACGCTCTCTGGGGGCCAGTGCCAACATGCTGACAGCGCCCCTGGCCCGCACCTTCCCCTCTGCTGCACCCCAAGATGCCCCAGCTGCAGGTGCTGCCAGGGAGCTGCTGGCCATGCCCAAGGCTGGGGGCAAGCCCTTCTGCGCCTGA